The Desulfolucanica intricata genome has a window encoding:
- a CDS encoding putative sulfate exporter family transporter: protein MEVSQVTFEKKPVLKNEDWWAVILGLFVFALGLGPIFGVDCLGWVTKQKVWIEISKSIAPISEGYAGISGIYSAFLMYLFMLGITTVGAFFMKFRLGKYIIGFSIIYWLTFACMIIGNSAYIGATPDKRADFGITWSLGLGEMGLVFAMIIGLIIGNFFQGFARFLEEAAKPEWFIKIGIVILGAAIGIKTVEAAGLASTVIVRGLCAVVEAYLIYWPLVYFISRKYFKFTPEWSAPLASGISICGVSAAIATGGAIRSRPHIPAILAAVIIVFVALELLFLPWLAATLLYSEPMVAGSWMGLAVKSDGGAVASGAITDSLIRAKAASELGIHWEKDWILTTTTVTKVFIDIFIGVWAFILAIIWSVFKVDRCSAKAGSKISAAEIWDRFPKFVIGFALTMLVLLVWGLNDPSIVSDAKNGANQANVIRTMFFALCFFSIGLVTNVRKLWNAGMGRIVSVYAVCLFGFILWIGLLISWLFYHGITPPVVGG from the coding sequence ATGGAAGTAAGTCAAGTAACCTTTGAAAAAAAGCCGGTGCTTAAAAACGAGGACTGGTGGGCAGTCATCTTAGGACTATTTGTATTTGCTCTCGGCCTCGGGCCAATTTTTGGAGTGGACTGTCTAGGATGGGTTACAAAGCAAAAAGTGTGGATAGAAATCTCAAAATCTATAGCGCCCATATCCGAAGGCTATGCGGGAATATCGGGGATTTACTCAGCCTTTTTAATGTACTTGTTCATGCTGGGCATCACCACTGTTGGAGCCTTCTTTATGAAATTTAGGCTGGGAAAATACATCATTGGTTTCAGTATTATTTATTGGCTCACCTTTGCCTGCATGATTATTGGAAATAGCGCTTACATTGGTGCTACACCAGACAAACGGGCCGATTTTGGTATCACCTGGTCATTGGGTCTGGGTGAAATGGGTCTGGTATTTGCAATGATTATCGGTCTAATTATTGGTAATTTTTTTCAAGGATTTGCCCGGTTTCTGGAGGAAGCGGCCAAACCCGAATGGTTCATTAAAATAGGTATCGTTATACTGGGTGCTGCCATCGGAATCAAGACGGTAGAAGCTGCGGGCCTGGCCAGCACTGTCATTGTCCGGGGTTTATGCGCTGTTGTAGAGGCGTATTTGATTTATTGGCCGCTGGTCTACTTCATATCTCGCAAATACTTTAAGTTTACGCCGGAGTGGTCGGCGCCTCTGGCGTCAGGTATCTCCATCTGCGGCGTTTCCGCTGCCATCGCCACTGGCGGAGCCATTCGATCTCGTCCACATATTCCGGCGATCCTAGCGGCGGTTATTATTGTCTTCGTTGCATTGGAGTTGCTCTTTTTACCGTGGCTGGCAGCAACCTTACTTTATAGCGAGCCAATGGTGGCCGGTTCATGGATGGGCCTGGCGGTTAAAAGCGATGGTGGCGCGGTCGCCAGCGGCGCGATTACCGACTCGCTGATTAGGGCTAAAGCTGCAAGTGAGCTAGGGATTCACTGGGAAAAGGACTGGATCTTGACCACAACCACTGTCACCAAGGTATTTATTGACATCTTCATTGGCGTATGGGCCTTTATCCTGGCCATCATCTGGTCTGTGTTCAAGGTTGACCGTTGCAGTGCAAAAGCAGGCAGCAAGATATCGGCAGCAGAAATTTGGGACCGCTTCCCCAAATTTGTTATCGGCTTTGCCCTGACTATGCTTGTTCTACTGGTTTGGGGTTTAAATGATCCTTCTATAGTTAGTGATGCCAAGAATGGAGCAAATCAGGCCAACGTTATACGCACCATGTTCTTCGCGCTCTGTTTCTTCTCCATCGGCCTGGTGACCAATGTGCGCAAGCTGTGGAATGCCGGTATGGGGCGCATTGTTTCGGTGTACGCAGTTTGCCTGTTCGGCTTTATCTTATGGATTGGACTATTGATCTCATGGCTCTTTTATCACGGCATCACACCACCGGTTGTTGGTGGTTAA